The following coding sequences are from one Paenibacillus sp. FSL R5-0912 window:
- a CDS encoding sugar phosphate isomerase/epimerase family protein — protein MAKASQQIGIQMYTLRDQTERDFLGTLGKVAEMGYQAVEFAGYFGVSAGELRRTLDRLGLAAPSAHVGLDFSSLDNMERALAKEIEYAKELGLQYMITPSAPLPQNPSMEDVTAVIPFLEKASAMVRAAGLQYGYHNHDYEFAEVDGKAVIDIWLGQIPAEHMFAEFDLGWVYRGGARPIDYVSRYAGRVPLVHIKDFGANNEETDLGKGQVDFASVFDKAEESGILYYIVEQEAYAVSSLESAKQALEYFRGLGLMQG, from the coding sequence ATGGCAAAGGCCTCACAGCAAATCGGAATTCAAATGTACACACTGCGTGACCAGACAGAGCGCGATTTCCTGGGTACACTGGGCAAAGTGGCGGAGATGGGATACCAGGCGGTAGAATTCGCCGGTTATTTCGGCGTGTCTGCAGGAGAACTGCGCCGTACATTGGACCGGTTGGGTCTTGCTGCGCCTTCGGCGCATGTGGGCCTGGATTTCAGCAGTCTGGATAACATGGAACGGGCGTTAGCCAAAGAAATTGAATATGCGAAGGAACTTGGACTACAATATATGATCACCCCTTCGGCACCGCTTCCGCAGAACCCCTCGATGGAAGATGTGACGGCGGTGATTCCCTTCTTGGAGAAGGCCTCCGCGATGGTCCGTGCAGCAGGCCTGCAGTACGGGTATCACAACCATGATTATGAATTTGCGGAGGTAGACGGCAAAGCAGTCATCGATATATGGCTGGGGCAGATTCCTGCTGAGCATATGTTTGCCGAGTTTGATCTGGGGTGGGTATACAGGGGCGGGGCCCGGCCGATTGACTATGTCTCGCGTTATGCCGGGCGTGTTCCGCTGGTCCACATTAAGGATTTCGGGGCAAATAATGAAGAGACTGACCTCGGGAAAGGGCAGGTTGATTTCGCTAGCGTCTTCGACAAGGCAGAGGAAAGCGGAATTCTGTATTATATAGTAGAGCAAGAGGCTTATGCCGTGTCGTCGCTGGAGAGTGCTAAGCAGGCGCTGGAATATTTCCGCGGGTTGGGGCTTATGCAGGGATAG
- a CDS encoding ASCH domain-containing protein translates to MKCLTIRQPWATLIELGEKQIETRSWPTAYRGELAIHAGMQVDKAICRTEPYQSVLARHGYTADNLPSGVILATSRLAGCCGVTPQQAQQNWPGGNEYVFGDYAEGRYAWKLEEVVALAHPIPAKGRLGFWEYPVLEQEW, encoded by the coding sequence ATGAAGTGTCTGACGATTCGCCAGCCTTGGGCAACCTTAATTGAGCTGGGTGAAAAACAGATCGAGACCCGTTCCTGGCCGACGGCTTACCGGGGAGAATTAGCCATCCATGCCGGTATGCAGGTAGATAAGGCCATATGCAGGACAGAGCCGTATCAATCGGTGCTTGCCCGGCACGGCTACACGGCGGATAATCTGCCCTCCGGGGTAATCCTTGCGACCAGCCGGCTGGCTGGTTGCTGCGGGGTTACGCCTCAGCAAGCACAGCAGAACTGGCCGGGCGGGAATGAATATGTGTTCGGCGATTATGCAGAAGGCCGGTATGCCTGGAAGCTGGAGGAAGTCGTTGCGCTGGCTCATCCTATACCTGCCAAAGGGCGCTTAGGTTTCTGGGAATATCCCGTTCTTGAGCAGGAGTGGTGA
- a CDS encoding MTH1187 family thiamine-binding protein has product MAIGEVTVIPIGTGSTSLSSYVADMQRVLQTVEGITYELTSMGTIIEGPVARILSAVEALHESPFTSGAQRVSTSLKIDDRRDKSSTSRSKLESVERKLQGE; this is encoded by the coding sequence ATGGCGATTGGTGAAGTGACCGTTATTCCGATTGGCACTGGCAGTACCAGTCTCAGCAGCTATGTGGCCGATATGCAGCGTGTGCTGCAGACCGTGGAGGGGATTACCTATGAGCTTACTTCGATGGGGACTATTATTGAAGGACCGGTTGCACGGATTCTGTCTGCAGTAGAAGCGCTGCATGAGTCGCCTTTTACTTCAGGAGCACAGAGAGTATCTACCTCGCTTAAAATTGATGACCGTCGTGACAAGTCTTCTACGAGCCGCAGCAAGCTGGAATCCGTGGAACGTAAGCTGCAAGGAGAGTAA
- the ssuE gene encoding NADPH-dependent FMN reductase, which translates to MAKIVVINGTPSLVSRINAVIEYAEGDLRERGFEVERINVAELPAEDLIHTRFESEAIVKANGLVAEADAVIVVSPVYKASYTGVLKTFLDLVPQKGLAGKIVLPLFMGGSLAHLLAIDYALKPVLSVLGARHILGGVYAVDSQAVRNDQGVVELAEELKLRLNSVLEELADETAHKAARKAEL; encoded by the coding sequence GTGGCCAAAATTGTGGTAATTAACGGAACGCCATCCCTGGTCTCCCGAATCAATGCGGTGATCGAATACGCGGAGGGGGATCTGCGGGAACGCGGGTTTGAAGTGGAACGGATTAATGTAGCGGAGCTTCCGGCGGAGGATCTGATTCACACCAGGTTTGAGAGCGAAGCCATCGTCAAAGCGAATGGACTGGTGGCCGAAGCGGATGCGGTAATCGTCGTCAGTCCAGTGTACAAAGCTTCTTATACGGGAGTGCTGAAGACCTTCCTGGACCTGGTTCCGCAAAAAGGGCTGGCCGGCAAAATCGTGCTGCCGCTCTTCATGGGCGGCAGCCTCGCCCATCTGCTCGCGATCGACTATGCACTGAAGCCGGTGCTGTCTGTGCTGGGCGCCCGGCATATTCTTGGCGGAGTCTATGCGGTAGACTCGCAGGCTGTGCGCAACGACCAGGGTGTCGTTGAACTGGCCGAGGAGCTGAAGCTGCGGCTGAACAGCGTACTGGAAGAGCTGGCGGATGAGACAGCGCATAAGGCAGCGCGTAAAGCGGAGCTCTAG
- the serS gene encoding serine--tRNA ligase — MLDMNWIRENEDIVRKTADWKRLAFPLTELLEWDDRRRVARRETEQRRADRNALTKEVERLLRQGDAAGGEQAKEQVRAINAQLTELEAELALAERRCGELLLLAPNPISADTPIGPDDSANVELRRHGAPPVFGFSARDHVELGELHGILDIPRGVKAGGPRSYVLKGAGLLLHLAVQRLALDVLMQRGFTVMDVPVIVRPEALERTGFFPGGMDQTYELTGEKRWLAGTSEVSLVSLFSDETLELEQPLRLAGMSACFRREVGSAGRDVRGLYRVHQFSKIEQVVMCRNDPGESEQMLQEILGNAEHILQLLELPYRVVAVCSGDMAMKTHKQYDIETWMPSREDFGETHSASNLLDFQARRSGIRYRDEEGRLQYCHTLNNTAVATPRILIPLLENHQQEDGSVYIPQALRPYMGGKDTLLL, encoded by the coding sequence ATGCTGGACATGAACTGGATCAGGGAGAATGAGGACATTGTACGGAAGACGGCAGATTGGAAAAGACTAGCGTTCCCGCTTACGGAGCTGCTGGAATGGGATGACCGGCGGCGGGTTGCCCGCCGAGAAACCGAGCAGCGCCGGGCGGACCGGAACGCGCTGACCAAAGAGGTTGAGCGCCTGCTGCGCCAGGGCGACGCTGCAGGCGGAGAACAAGCCAAGGAGCAGGTGCGGGCAATCAACGCCCAGCTGACGGAGCTGGAGGCGGAGCTGGCCCTTGCAGAGCGCCGCTGCGGCGAGCTGCTGCTGCTCGCGCCGAACCCCATATCGGCGGATACGCCGATCGGGCCGGATGACAGCGCGAATGTGGAGCTGCGGCGGCATGGCGCGCCGCCGGTGTTCGGCTTCAGCGCGCGGGACCATGTCGAGCTCGGAGAGCTGCACGGCATCCTCGACATTCCGCGTGGTGTCAAAGCCGGCGGACCCCGCAGCTATGTGCTGAAGGGGGCCGGACTGCTCCTGCATCTGGCCGTACAGCGGCTGGCGCTGGATGTGCTGATGCAGCGCGGCTTCACCGTGATGGATGTGCCGGTAATCGTCCGGCCGGAAGCATTGGAGCGGACCGGGTTCTTCCCGGGCGGCATGGATCAGACCTATGAGCTGACGGGAGAAAAGCGCTGGCTCGCCGGTACCTCAGAGGTGTCGCTCGTCTCGCTGTTCAGCGATGAGACCCTGGAGCTTGAACAGCCGCTGCGGCTGGCCGGAATGTCGGCCTGCTTCCGCCGCGAGGTAGGCTCGGCAGGCCGCGATGTTCGCGGGCTGTACCGTGTGCACCAGTTCTCGAAGATCGAACAGGTGGTGATGTGCCGGAACGATCCCGGAGAGTCGGAGCAGATGCTGCAGGAGATTCTCGGCAATGCCGAGCATATTCTCCAGCTGCTGGAGCTGCCTTATCGGGTAGTGGCCGTGTGCAGCGGCGACATGGCGATGAAGACACATAAGCAATATGACATTGAGACCTGGATGCCCAGCAGGGAAGACTTCGGCGAGACCCACTCGGCCTCGAATCTGCTCGACTTCCAGGCCCGCCGCTCAGGTATCCGCTACCGCGATGAAGAAGGGCGGCTGCAGTACTGCCATACCCTGAACAACACGGCAGTAGCCACGCCGCGCATTCTGATTCCATTGCTCGAGAATCACCAGCAGGAAGATGGATCGGTCTATATTCCGCAGGCACTGCGGCCTTATATGGGCGGCAAGGATACTCTACTGTTATAG
- a CDS encoding anaerobic ribonucleoside triphosphate reductase gives MTLLEKRYNEGQAVQEVLLEEVIHLGRDIIDSRDLDLLRENANLNGESFSGKMSKFGSEYSKWYARNFTMPPQLVQAIEDNVVYVHDLDQYAIGTTNCIFIPFERLLREGFNTGNGSVRPPNSIMTAMSLVAIIFQSQQNAQYGGVSANKLDYDLAPYVTKSFAKLFRKGMEYFEEGTAGEALGEVTMTRSDLEEKYPRAFRFALKETEIETLQAAESMVHNLNTMSSRSGGQIPFTSINYGTCTSPEGQLVISSLLTATMNGLGSGETPVFPIQIFKCKQGVNQQPGDPNYELFVKAAECSARRLYPNFANLDAPLNMQYYDPANPDTEFATMGCRTRVLGDRFGRNHCSGKGNLSFNTLNLVRLGLAYGTVTGRRLAADEEGFFEDLNHYMDVALDGLLHRFRIQASQKAKASDFMMREGVWEGGEQLAPEDSVGELLKHGSLSLGFIGMAECMKAMYGKHHGEDMEVHAKAVAIVRHMREYCDRKSEQLNLNITLFATPAEGLSGKFTKIDRKVLGSIPGVTDREYYTNSFHIPVYYDLSAAKKISLEAPFHEYCNAGAISYVELNGNARSNPAAFVKIIKYALEQDISYFSINHPIDRCSGCGHEGVIGTNCPSCGAHEDTTHIRRLRRVTGYLTGDYQTRFNAAKQAEVRDRVKHL, from the coding sequence ATGACGCTGCTGGAGAAACGATATAACGAAGGACAAGCTGTACAGGAGGTTCTTTTGGAAGAAGTTATTCATTTGGGACGGGATATTATCGACAGCCGGGATTTGGATCTGCTGCGCGAGAATGCCAACTTGAACGGGGAGAGCTTCTCCGGCAAGATGAGCAAATTCGGTAGTGAATATTCCAAGTGGTACGCACGCAATTTCACGATGCCGCCACAGCTCGTGCAGGCTATTGAAGATAATGTTGTATATGTACACGACCTGGATCAATATGCCATCGGAACAACCAACTGCATCTTCATCCCGTTTGAACGTCTGCTCCGCGAAGGCTTCAATACCGGCAACGGAAGCGTCCGCCCTCCGAATTCGATTATGACGGCTATGTCGCTGGTGGCGATTATTTTCCAGTCCCAGCAAAATGCCCAGTACGGCGGCGTATCCGCCAACAAGCTGGATTACGATCTCGCGCCTTATGTCACTAAATCCTTCGCCAAGCTGTTCCGCAAAGGAATGGAATATTTCGAGGAAGGTACCGCCGGAGAAGCGCTCGGCGAGGTTACTATGACCCGCAGCGATCTGGAAGAGAAGTATCCGCGTGCCTTCCGTTTCGCCCTGAAAGAGACAGAAATTGAAACGCTTCAAGCCGCGGAGAGTATGGTACATAACCTGAATACCATGTCCAGCCGCTCCGGCGGCCAGATTCCTTTTACCAGCATCAACTACGGAACCTGCACCTCTCCGGAAGGCCAGCTGGTGATCAGCTCCCTGTTAACTGCTACAATGAACGGGCTTGGCAGCGGAGAAACACCGGTGTTCCCGATTCAGATCTTCAAATGCAAACAGGGTGTCAACCAGCAGCCTGGTGATCCTAACTATGAGCTGTTCGTGAAAGCAGCAGAGTGCTCTGCACGCCGACTGTATCCGAACTTCGCCAATCTGGATGCTCCGCTGAATATGCAGTACTACGATCCAGCCAATCCGGATACTGAATTTGCCACCATGGGCTGCCGGACACGTGTTCTGGGTGACCGCTTCGGACGCAACCACTGCTCCGGCAAGGGCAATCTTTCATTCAACACGCTTAACCTCGTACGTTTGGGACTAGCCTACGGCACAGTAACCGGCCGTCGCCTTGCCGCTGACGAGGAAGGCTTCTTCGAAGATCTTAATCATTATATGGACGTTGCGCTGGATGGCCTGCTGCACCGGTTCCGCATTCAGGCTTCCCAGAAAGCCAAAGCCTCCGATTTCATGATGCGTGAAGGCGTCTGGGAAGGCGGCGAACAGCTTGCACCGGAAGACAGCGTAGGTGAACTGCTGAAGCACGGTAGCCTGTCCCTTGGGTTCATCGGTATGGCCGAGTGCATGAAGGCTATGTACGGCAAACACCATGGCGAAGATATGGAAGTCCACGCCAAGGCAGTGGCTATTGTCCGCCACATGCGCGAATACTGCGACCGCAAGAGCGAGCAGCTGAATCTGAACATTACTCTATTCGCCACGCCTGCCGAAGGTCTCTCCGGCAAATTCACCAAGATAGACCGCAAGGTTCTCGGTTCCATCCCGGGTGTAACGGACCGGGAATACTATACGAATTCATTCCACATTCCGGTCTATTACGACCTGAGCGCAGCCAAGAAGATTAGCCTGGAAGCTCCTTTCCATGAATATTGCAACGCCGGAGCGATCTCTTATGTAGAGCTGAACGGCAATGCCCGCAGCAACCCTGCAGCATTCGTCAAAATCATCAAATACGCGCTGGAGCAGGACATCAGCTATTTCAGCATCAACCACCCGATTGACCGCTGCTCCGGCTGCGGCCACGAAGGTGTGATCGGCACGAACTGCCCGTCCTGCGGCGCTCATGAAGATACAACACATATCCGCCGGCTGCGCCGGGTAACCGGATATCTGACCGGCGACTATCAGACCCGCTTCAATGCCGCCAAGCAAGCCGAAGTACGGGACCGCGTTAAGCATCTATGA
- the nrdG gene encoding anaerobic ribonucleoside-triphosphate reductase activating protein, producing the protein MNICGYYPESINEGEGLRAVLFFSGCRHRCPGCFNPKTWNFNYGEVFTPERRREIITEIADNPLLDGLTLAGGDPFFSAEGAADFIHELRAELPGFPVWIYTGYTYEELTASPGSPEWNLLALCQVVIDGRFVEELKDTTLPYRGSSNQRIIDIPASLAGDTVILWEPALSFQRG; encoded by the coding sequence ATGAACATCTGCGGATATTATCCGGAGTCGATCAATGAAGGCGAGGGATTGCGGGCGGTTCTCTTCTTCAGCGGATGCCGCCACCGCTGCCCCGGATGCTTCAACCCGAAGACCTGGAACTTCAATTACGGAGAGGTCTTTACTCCGGAGCGCAGGCGCGAGATTATCACCGAGATAGCAGATAATCCGCTGTTGGACGGCTTGACTCTGGCAGGCGGGGACCCTTTTTTCTCGGCAGAGGGTGCGGCGGACTTCATCCATGAGCTCCGCGCCGAGCTGCCGGGTTTCCCGGTCTGGATCTATACCGGTTATACGTACGAGGAGCTGACAGCTTCCCCCGGCTCGCCGGAATGGAATCTGCTGGCCCTGTGCCAGGTGGTTATTGACGGACGGTTTGTAGAGGAACTCAAAGACACTACTCTCCCTTACCGGGGAAGCAGCAACCAGCGGATTATAGATATCCCGGCAAGTCTTGCCGGAGATACGGTTATACTTTGGGAGCCTGCGCTAAGCTTTCAAAGGGGATAA